From a region of the Bacteroidia bacterium genome:
- a CDS encoding nucleoid-associated protein: MTTLDFTQIELRSLITHHVGSKLRDERISLSNELSSIADETKDFLLKYFLLPIKTEEFYSFSHSVRLNLNEIYTVVENVFSKPKSFIESSQSIAKLLYEQSMHPKIQEGELNVAFFSNIILDDEVVDAIGIFKSETNVPFLKMKSQKSKYNIHHDYGFEIKGMDKGCIIFNTDHKKGYKILIVDNANKSAEAQYWKDDFLKVRPISNEFHQTNQFLSIAKNFVTKQLLDEFEVGKADQIELLNRSVEYFKTHESFEKKEFEKEVFQDSEIIKSFRKFDSTYREDHDIELAESFDISPQAVKRQSRVFKSVLKLDKNFHIYIHGNREMIQQGVEKDGRKYYKIYYSEES, translated from the coding sequence ATGACAACATTAGATTTTACACAAATAGAGCTTAGGAGCCTGATTACTCATCATGTTGGAAGCAAATTGAGAGATGAAAGGATTTCTCTCTCAAATGAACTATCAAGCATTGCGGATGAAACGAAGGATTTTCTACTAAAATATTTCTTATTGCCAATAAAAACTGAAGAATTTTATTCCTTTTCCCATTCTGTACGGCTCAATCTAAATGAAATATATACGGTGGTGGAAAATGTTTTCTCGAAACCGAAATCATTTATTGAATCGTCCCAAAGTATTGCTAAACTGCTTTATGAACAATCAATGCACCCGAAAATCCAGGAGGGAGAACTAAATGTAGCCTTTTTTTCAAATATCATTTTGGATGATGAAGTTGTTGACGCAATTGGAATATTTAAATCGGAGACGAATGTTCCATTCCTTAAAATGAAAAGTCAAAAATCGAAATATAACATCCATCATGACTACGGGTTTGAAATTAAGGGAATGGATAAGGGTTGCATCATATTCAATACTGACCATAAGAAGGGATATAAGATTTTGATCGTGGATAATGCGAATAAGTCGGCAGAGGCACAATATTGGAAGGATGACTTTTTGAAAGTTAGGCCAATTAGTAACGAGTTTCATCAGACAAATCAATTCTTGAGTATCGCTAAGAATTTTGTTACTAAGCAACTTTTGGATGAATTCGAGGTGGGTAAGGCAGACCAAATTGAACTATTGAATCGCTCTGTTGAATATTTTAAAACGCATGAGAGTTTTGAAAAAAAGGAGTTTGAAAAAGAAGTGTTTCAAGACTCAGAAATTATAAAATCATTCCGAAAGTTCGATTCAACTTATAGAGAGGACCATGATATTGAATTGGCTGAAAGTTTTGATATTTCGCCACAAGCAGTTAAACGGCAATCGAGGGTTTTCAAGAGTGTTCTGAAATTGGATAAAAACTTCCACATTTACATTCATGGAAATCGGGAGATGATTCAGCAAGGAGTTGAAAAGGACGGAAGGAAGTATTATAAAATTTATTATAGCGAAGAATCTTGA
- a CDS encoding helix-turn-helix transcriptional regulator — MKSLGEQIRELRESQDIPLRIVSAYLDVDPAILSKVERGQRRATKEQVIKLAAYFKVDKDDLIVAWLSDKIVFEMEDEEQAIKALHVAEQKIKYSKK; from the coding sequence ATGAAAAGTCTCGGTGAGCAGATAAGGGAGCTACGTGAATCCCAGGACATACCTCTGCGTATTGTATCCGCATATCTGGATGTTGACCCAGCCATTCTGAGCAAGGTCGAACGTGGGCAACGCAGGGCCACAAAAGAGCAGGTAATAAAACTTGCCGCTTATTTTAAGGTAGACAAAGATGATCTTATTGTTGCCTGGCTATCGGATAAGATTGTTTTTGAAATGGAGGATGAAGAACAGGCAATAAAAGCTCTGCACGTTGCAGAACAAAAAATTAAATATTCTAAAAAATAA
- a CDS encoding ATP-dependent endonuclease — protein MRVFKIEIENYRLLRDFSMDLEKELSLVIGKNNTGKTSILSALDKFLGNYERAKFTFDDFNIAFKKVLKGEIEAADGIVEGDYKRLGIRLRLFVEYSDADNLSNISRVMMDLNPDNNVIVLGFDYTLDYYGYTRLRSDYREFEAKEKQKEQEKNGYKPRTLIDFLKSNHAAYFKTGRRSLVYDPATKKSSEDKSIDLDSEKISVADIINFKYISAKRDVANKDADKTLSGQTSEIYRSTVNGDEENQAVADFKDKLSETDTDLSGIYRTLFAEIIQKVKDFGGVKINESEIEIISTLQHRELLEGNTTVVYKHDEDNHLPEHYNGLGYMNLISMIFEIEILVHEFKREKDKKPADINLLFIEEPEAHTHPQMQYIFIKNIKKLLDKGIKREDGENRELQYVISTHSACIVADSDFDDLKYLKKDKDKGIIARNLKDLKNEYDTETTQYQFLKQYLTISRAEIFFADKAVLIEGDTERILIPTLMRKVDIEEEEKYSASGGQDEYLPLLSQNISIIEVGAYSQIFEKFIDFLGIKALIITDLDAVNGDGKKCEVATGVDYSNEAIRFFFNSPTLANLRGFTLVNKLFNKVAGSWTNHADGQLSVVYQTEEVGYNARSFEDAFIHINKGYVNDNKAGFRGLQNKELFENGANAYELAEKCIKKKTHFALDILYHSNADFNNWKIPAYIKEGLLWLKKD, from the coding sequence ATGAGAGTATTTAAAATAGAAATTGAGAATTACCGGCTGTTGAGGGACTTTTCTATGGATTTGGAAAAGGAACTTTCTTTGGTAATCGGGAAAAATAACACTGGAAAGACTTCGATTCTATCAGCTCTTGACAAGTTTTTGGGAAATTACGAAAGAGCTAAATTTACTTTTGACGATTTCAATATTGCTTTTAAGAAAGTATTGAAAGGAGAAATAGAAGCCGCAGATGGTATAGTTGAGGGGGACTACAAACGATTAGGCATTAGGCTCAGGCTGTTTGTCGAATATTCAGATGCAGACAACCTTTCCAACATCAGCCGGGTAATGATGGATTTGAACCCGGATAATAATGTGATTGTACTTGGCTTTGACTATACACTCGACTATTACGGATATACCCGTCTCAGAAGTGATTACAGGGAGTTTGAAGCAAAGGAAAAACAGAAGGAGCAGGAGAAAAATGGGTACAAGCCCCGTACATTAATTGATTTCTTAAAGTCAAATCATGCGGCATATTTTAAAACAGGTAGGCGATCATTGGTCTACGATCCAGCGACAAAAAAATCAAGTGAAGATAAATCTATTGACCTGGATTCTGAAAAAATAAGTGTTGCTGATATTATCAATTTCAAATACATCAGTGCAAAAAGGGATGTTGCAAATAAGGATGCTGACAAAACTCTTTCAGGACAGACCTCAGAAATATACCGCAGCACTGTTAATGGAGACGAAGAAAATCAAGCTGTTGCAGACTTTAAAGATAAACTTAGTGAAACTGACACGGATTTAAGCGGCATATACAGAACGTTGTTTGCTGAAATTATTCAGAAGGTGAAGGATTTCGGGGGCGTAAAAATCAATGAATCTGAGATTGAGATTATATCTACGCTGCAACATAGGGAATTGCTCGAAGGAAACACAACGGTTGTTTATAAACATGATGAGGATAATCATCTTCCCGAACATTACAATGGATTGGGCTATATGAACCTCATCAGCATGATTTTTGAAATCGAAATACTTGTTCATGAGTTTAAACGTGAAAAGGATAAAAAGCCGGCAGACATAAACCTACTCTTTATTGAAGAACCGGAAGCGCATACTCATCCCCAAATGCAGTATATATTTATAAAGAATATCAAGAAATTACTCGATAAAGGAATTAAGCGGGAAGACGGAGAGAACAGGGAATTACAATATGTTATAAGCACGCATTCAGCTTGCATTGTAGCGGACAGCGATTTTGACGATCTTAAGTATCTGAAAAAGGATAAGGACAAGGGAATAATAGCCAGGAATCTAAAAGACCTGAAGAATGAATACGATACTGAAACAACACAGTACCAGTTCCTGAAGCAATATCTTACTATTAGCCGCGCAGAAATATTTTTTGCTGACAAAGCAGTTTTGATCGAAGGCGATACTGAACGAATCCTTATCCCCACTCTCATGCGTAAGGTGGATATTGAAGAAGAAGAAAAATACTCTGCATCTGGTGGACAGGATGAATATCTGCCATTGCTTTCTCAAAATATTTCGATTATTGAAGTTGGTGCGTACTCTCAGATATTTGAAAAATTCATTGACTTCTTAGGTATTAAAGCACTTATCATTACTGACCTTGATGCGGTTAATGGCGATGGAAAAAAATGCGAAGTCGCAACCGGTGTGGATTACAGCAATGAAGCCATTAGGTTCTTCTTTAATAGTCCAACGTTGGCTAATTTGAGAGGATTTACACTTGTAAACAAACTATTTAATAAGGTAGCTGGCTCATGGACAAATCATGCTGATGGCCAACTGAGTGTTGTTTATCAAACCGAAGAAGTTGGTTACAATGCCAGAAGTTTTGAGGACGCATTTATTCATATCAATAAAGGTTATGTAAATGACAACAAGGCTGGCTTTAGAGGACTTCAAAATAAAGAGCTCTTTGAAAACGGAGCCAATGCCTACGAATTGGCCGAAAAATGTATAAAAAAGAAAACACATTTTGCTTTGGACATTCTGTATCACAGTAATGCTGATTTTAATAACTGGAAAATTCCCGCTTACATCAAAGAAGGTTTACTATGGCTGAAGAAAGACTAA
- a CDS encoding ATP-dependent helicase: MAEERLKLEPEVREIFQCIDGKRNFLLSGGAGSGKTYSLVQVIRQVIAENPTAMVACMTYTNAAVKEIEERVNHKNLNVSTIHDFLWDNIKHFQKELKSSIIDLANEDDAKISIDEDKPIPNNYFDELEKGIQYKEFLKLKEGIISHDELLIVANGLFEKYPKLSAIVKDKYQFIFIDEYQDTNTAVVDILLNHFKKSERKNLIGFFGDAMQSIYDDGIGNLDQYKGETVDTVKEIKKPQNRRSPRRVIDLANRLRTDGITQEPSSDGKAPNMTGGQIKEGNVLFIHSANGDVSVVKQYLSENHGWNFENAEETKELNLTHNLIADKAGFRTLMDIYDKDLILSYRDRLKKYIKDKAITTDFTQKTFGEVVAALTNGKSGRELNSVNPTASMQTFIDQNQPLYQAASNYNYEMFSKIYVNKDQLLDDKKQNEDDENKKGSKRDNLIKHLFRIQNNIVLYQSGRYNEFLRATDYRDRIVSIAAKRILKDNIESLINVGDKTIEQVINDAHEKDICLKDDKLEDFKLKKEYLYNRVKGVKYSEFQKLYDYLEGKTPFSTQHKTKGTEFDNVLVILDNGGWNKYNFENVFLNSGTQSVLERTQKIFYVCCTRAKENLAVFYHNASPQVVAKAMEWFGAGSVVSL, encoded by the coding sequence ATGGCTGAAGAAAGACTAAAATTAGAGCCGGAAGTGCGGGAAATATTTCAATGCATTGATGGCAAACGTAACTTTTTGCTAAGCGGGGGCGCAGGAAGTGGTAAGACCTATTCGTTAGTTCAAGTTATTCGGCAGGTTATTGCTGAGAATCCAACGGCTATGGTAGCCTGCATGACATATACCAATGCAGCAGTTAAAGAAATTGAAGAACGGGTAAACCACAAGAACCTGAATGTATCGACCATTCATGATTTCCTATGGGACAACATCAAGCATTTTCAGAAGGAACTCAAATCAAGTATCATTGATTTAGCGAACGAAGATGATGCAAAAATTTCTATTGATGAAGATAAACCCATTCCGAATAATTATTTTGACGAACTTGAAAAAGGCATTCAATATAAAGAGTTCTTAAAACTCAAAGAGGGCATTATTTCCCATGATGAATTATTGATCGTGGCAAACGGCCTCTTTGAAAAATATCCCAAGCTCAGCGCCATTGTTAAAGATAAGTACCAGTTCATATTTATTGACGAGTACCAGGATACAAATACGGCTGTTGTAGATATTCTTCTGAATCACTTCAAGAAAAGTGAAAGAAAAAATCTTATCGGCTTTTTTGGAGACGCTATGCAATCCATTTATGATGACGGCATTGGTAATCTTGATCAATATAAAGGAGAGACTGTGGATACTGTGAAGGAAATTAAGAAACCCCAAAACAGGAGGAGCCCTCGCAGAGTAATTGATCTGGCAAACAGACTAAGAACGGACGGTATTACCCAAGAACCATCATCTGATGGAAAAGCACCAAATATGACAGGTGGCCAGATAAAGGAAGGGAACGTTCTGTTTATTCATTCAGCGAATGGTGATGTTTCGGTAGTAAAGCAATACTTGAGTGAGAATCATGGATGGAACTTTGAAAACGCAGAGGAAACAAAAGAGCTGAACCTGACGCACAACTTGATTGCGGATAAGGCGGGGTTTAGAACACTTATGGATATTTATGATAAGGACTTGATACTGAGTTATAGAGACAGACTTAAAAAGTATATCAAGGACAAGGCAATAACCACTGATTTTACGCAAAAAACATTTGGAGAAGTTGTTGCAGCTTTGACTAATGGTAAATCAGGTCGCGAACTGAATTCGGTCAACCCAACAGCTTCTATGCAAACTTTCATAGATCAAAATCAGCCACTTTACCAGGCTGCATCGAACTATAATTATGAGATGTTTTCAAAAATCTATGTCAATAAAGATCAACTATTGGATGATAAAAAGCAGAATGAGGACGATGAGAACAAAAAGGGCTCAAAGCGGGACAACCTGATAAAGCATCTTTTTAGGATTCAAAACAATATCGTGCTATATCAATCTGGCAGGTATAACGAATTTTTGCGAGCAACGGATTATAGAGATAGGATTGTCAGTATTGCAGCTAAAAGAATTTTGAAAGATAATATCGAAAGCCTTATCAATGTAGGGGACAAGACCATTGAGCAGGTAATAAATGATGCACATGAAAAAGATATTTGTCTAAAAGATGATAAGTTGGAAGATTTCAAATTAAAGAAGGAATACCTGTACAATAGAGTAAAGGGAGTTAAGTATAGCGAATTCCAAAAGTTATATGATTATCTGGAAGGAAAAACACCATTTTCTACGCAACACAAAACAAAAGGAACGGAGTTCGATAATGTCTTAGTTATATTGGATAATGGAGGTTGGAATAAATATAACTTTGAAAATGTGTTTTTAAATTCAGGTACGCAGAGCGTTTTGGAAAGAACCCAAAAGATATTTTATGTATGCTGTACTCGAGCTAAAGAGAATTTAGCAGTGTTCTATCACAATGCCAGTCCGCAAGTGGTAGCTAAGGCAATGGAATGGTTTGGTGCAGGAAGCGTTGTGTCGCTTTAG
- a CDS encoding site-specific DNA-methyltransferase produces the protein MPTLQFKGKTFVQNHHLTVKYHQLVPKEKLSLTKKVSLHDNLIINGDNLIALKALLPSYAGKIKCIYIDPPYNTGNEGWAYNDNVSSPLMKDWLGKVVDKEDLTRHDKWLCMMMPRLKLLRELLSEDGVIFISIDDNEQHRLRMLCDEVFGEDNFVVDIAWRSGDSSNNDAKTFSNDYNSTLVYSKTLEWLPNRLERTEKNNEHYKNPDNDPRGPWFAGNVSSPNPRENLKYKIKTPGRKIIAPPANGWRWKKETLMEMIDTGEIIFSEDETRIIKKTYLADQGGLAPSNIWFDIEETGHNRQAKYEQINIFPEKNTSDQFKTPKPLKFIKKILALATNKDSIVLDSFAGSATTAHAVLEMNKEDDGNRKFILVEQEDYANSVTAERVRRVINGVKNPRNEAYKKGLGGSFSYFELGDPIELYHLLEGSKLPKYKDFARFLFYTATGEQFDEKKINEKTGFIGESSHYEVYLIYKPDIDYLKKTALTLELAKSLPKFKAKQRLVFAPMKFLDEHTLREHRIDFCQLPYEIYKMAK, from the coding sequence ATGCCTACTCTCCAATTCAAAGGAAAAACATTTGTTCAGAATCATCACCTCACGGTAAAGTACCATCAGCTCGTTCCTAAAGAGAAATTGAGCCTAACCAAAAAAGTCTCTCTACACGATAATCTTATTATTAATGGCGATAACCTAATTGCACTTAAAGCTCTGCTTCCTTCCTATGCGGGAAAAATCAAGTGTATTTATATTGATCCTCCTTATAACACAGGAAACGAGGGCTGGGCGTACAATGACAATGTGAGTAGCCCTTTGATGAAGGATTGGTTAGGCAAAGTTGTAGATAAAGAAGATCTTACGCGCCACGACAAATGGCTTTGTATGATGATGCCTCGATTGAAGTTACTACGTGAGTTGCTTTCTGAGGATGGAGTAATTTTTATTTCTATTGATGATAATGAGCAGCATCGATTAAGAATGTTATGTGATGAGGTATTTGGTGAGGATAACTTTGTGGTTGATATAGCTTGGCGCTCAGGAGATTCATCTAACAATGACGCTAAAACGTTTTCCAACGATTATAATTCCACATTAGTTTATTCTAAAACATTGGAATGGCTGCCAAACAGACTTGAAAGGACTGAAAAAAATAATGAGCATTACAAAAATCCAGATAATGATCCTCGCGGACCCTGGTTTGCTGGAAATGTTTCCTCACCTAACCCAAGAGAGAATTTGAAATACAAAATTAAAACGCCTGGCAGGAAAATAATCGCGCCTCCGGCAAATGGATGGAGATGGAAAAAAGAGACCCTGATGGAAATGATTGACACGGGCGAAATTATTTTCTCCGAAGATGAGACGAGGATTATCAAAAAAACCTACTTGGCTGACCAAGGCGGATTAGCACCTTCTAATATTTGGTTTGATATTGAAGAAACTGGGCATAATCGTCAGGCAAAATATGAGCAAATAAATATATTTCCTGAGAAAAATACTTCGGATCAATTTAAAACCCCGAAACCTCTCAAGTTCATAAAAAAAATACTTGCATTAGCCACAAATAAGGATTCCATAGTATTAGACAGTTTCGCGGGTTCAGCTACTACTGCCCATGCCGTATTAGAGATGAATAAAGAAGATGATGGGAACCGAAAATTTATATTGGTAGAGCAGGAAGATTATGCAAATTCTGTTACTGCTGAAAGGGTTAGACGAGTAATTAATGGAGTTAAAAACCCAAGAAATGAAGCTTACAAGAAAGGATTAGGAGGTTCATTTAGCTATTTTGAACTTGGAGACCCGATAGAATTGTATCATTTGTTGGAAGGTTCAAAGCTACCGAAATACAAGGATTTCGCTCGTTTCCTATTTTATACTGCAACCGGAGAACAGTTTGATGAAAAAAAGATCAATGAAAAAACAGGATTCATAGGCGAAAGCTCCCATTATGAGGTTTATCTGATCTACAAGCCCGATATAGATTATTTAAAAAAGACCGCCCTCACGCTTGAGCTTGCAAAATCGCTTCCGAAATTCAAAGCAAAACAGCGTTTGGTATTTGCGCCTATGAAATTCCTGGACGAACATACTTTACGTGAGCACCGAATTGATTTCTGTCAGCTCCCGTATGAAATTTATAAAATGGCGAAGTAA
- a CDS encoding DEAD/DEAH box helicase family protein: protein MHLKTYQQKVLNTLKEYLVCLSEFKTKYDKYLVDDPEIASDYNYPKKAWEKVHGGVYLSKQNGLKEPLPDMYLKVPTGGGKTLLACHSIDLIHKAFLKKQTGFVLWIVPTTQIYRQTISHLRNREHHYRQTLDISSGGRTLIKEKGDLFSRADVEGNLVILLLMLPSASRQNKETLRMFRDSGGFTDFFPAEDAYEAHEKLLQAIPNLDSYGEKDGVFGRMIKTSLGNTLRLLKPLILIDEGHKAYSDNARDTIRNFNPSFLLELSATPPPNTNKLVEVTGRELNDEEMIKLDIHLTNKTSLDWKDTMLCSVEQRKFLEKKARQYEQNTGEYIRPINLIQVERTGADQREKKFIHAEDVKEFLIKKCNVPEGHIAIKSSDKDELIEVADIFSKDCEIRYIITKQALQEGWDCSFAYILTILTNPTSQTGITQLIGRILRQPKATKTKVKELDECYVYTFRQNASDLVRNIETELSSEGLGDIAGRITIDSGDDDNGRVLKERSTGYRDPFKKFEGKIYLPKFVIQEQKTWRDINFDIDILSRIDWEQISLKELEDVSLSEIRQKEQALVIGLSDDDLKLVREKERVEKQGNLEIDESFLTRHILDIVPNPWVGFELGRKAINMFLKRYDREMVAANFVFIIEEMKKVLQHERDRLSEIVFRSLVKEKKLVFFLLTEKGEFSIPPRIKVRSNKQLVRSDNTPIQRSLFDYVPEEDLNDLEKAVAIYLDQQEKLLWWYRNMSRQHYHIQGWKRHKIYPDFIASDTKTTSKADYGNVYVLETKGLHLKNEDTKYKQDVFALCNELGTKKAWKELDLDFPDKKFEFQVIFENEWKSKVNRIIEAVS, encoded by the coding sequence CTGCATCTTAAAACATATCAGCAAAAGGTTTTAAATACGCTCAAGGAGTATTTGGTCTGCTTATCGGAGTTCAAAACCAAGTATGATAAATACCTGGTGGATGATCCTGAGATTGCTTCTGACTATAACTACCCCAAAAAAGCCTGGGAGAAAGTGCATGGCGGGGTGTATTTATCAAAACAGAATGGATTGAAAGAGCCGCTGCCAGATATGTACCTGAAGGTTCCTACGGGCGGTGGAAAGACATTGCTGGCCTGCCATTCGATTGATCTGATCCATAAAGCATTCCTGAAAAAGCAAACAGGATTTGTACTTTGGATCGTTCCAACCACACAGATTTATCGGCAAACCATATCCCATCTGCGGAACCGGGAGCATCATTACCGGCAAACGCTGGATATTTCAAGCGGAGGAAGAACTCTTATAAAAGAGAAGGGCGATCTGTTTAGCAGGGCTGATGTAGAAGGAAACCTGGTTATTCTGCTCCTGATGCTTCCTTCTGCCAGCAGACAAAACAAGGAAACCCTTCGGATGTTTCGCGATTCGGGCGGATTTACTGACTTCTTCCCTGCCGAAGATGCTTACGAGGCGCATGAAAAACTATTGCAGGCAATTCCTAATCTTGATTCTTACGGAGAAAAAGATGGGGTTTTTGGAAGAATGATAAAAACTTCCCTGGGGAATACATTACGATTGCTAAAACCTCTGATCCTTATTGATGAAGGTCATAAGGCATATAGTGATAATGCCCGCGATACCATTCGCAATTTCAATCCTTCGTTTTTGTTGGAGCTGTCAGCCACACCACCTCCCAATACGAATAAGCTGGTTGAGGTTACCGGGCGCGAGCTGAATGATGAGGAAATGATTAAGCTCGACATTCACTTAACGAATAAGACCAGCCTGGATTGGAAGGACACGATGCTCTGTTCGGTTGAACAACGTAAATTCCTGGAGAAGAAAGCCCGGCAGTATGAACAAAACACCGGAGAGTATATTCGACCGATCAACCTTATTCAGGTCGAAAGAACAGGAGCCGATCAGAGAGAGAAAAAATTTATCCACGCGGAAGATGTAAAGGAATTCCTGATTAAAAAGTGCAATGTTCCCGAAGGTCATATTGCTATTAAAAGCAGCGACAAGGACGAATTGATTGAAGTAGCTGATATTTTTTCAAAGGATTGTGAAATTCGCTATATCATAACCAAACAGGCGTTGCAGGAAGGCTGGGATTGCTCGTTCGCTTATATTCTCACTATCCTCACCAATCCAACATCACAAACAGGCATAACCCAGCTTATCGGAAGAATTTTACGACAGCCAAAAGCAACGAAAACTAAGGTGAAGGAACTGGATGAGTGTTACGTTTATACTTTCCGTCAAAATGCTTCTGATCTGGTACGCAATATTGAAACCGAACTGAGCAGCGAAGGCTTGGGTGATATCGCAGGCCGGATAACGATTGATAGCGGGGACGATGACAATGGCCGCGTTTTAAAAGAGCGTTCGACCGGATACAGAGATCCCTTTAAAAAGTTCGAGGGTAAAATATACCTACCGAAATTCGTTATACAGGAACAAAAAACCTGGCGAGACATAAATTTTGATATTGATATTCTCAGCCGAATTGATTGGGAACAAATTTCACTGAAAGAGTTAGAGGATGTTTCTCTTTCAGAAATTAGACAGAAGGAGCAGGCATTGGTCATTGGCCTATCGGATGATGATTTAAAATTAGTAAGAGAAAAGGAACGTGTAGAAAAACAGGGAAACCTGGAGATTGATGAATCCTTTTTAACCAGGCATATCCTGGACATTGTTCCTAATCCCTGGGTAGGTTTTGAACTTGGCAGAAAAGCTATCAATATGTTCCTGAAGCGATATGACAGAGAAATGGTAGCCGCGAATTTCGTTTTCATCATTGAGGAAATGAAAAAAGTATTGCAGCATGAGCGCGACAGGTTGTCGGAAATTGTGTTCAGGAGCCTGGTCAAGGAGAAAAAATTAGTGTTCTTCCTTTTGACTGAGAAGGGCGAATTCAGTATTCCACCGCGTATCAAAGTAAGAAGCAATAAACAGCTTGTCCGTTCCGATAATACCCCGATTCAGCGCAGTCTGTTCGATTATGTGCCGGAGGAAGACCTGAATGATCTGGAAAAGGCGGTGGCCATTTACCTGGATCAGCAGGAGAAGTTACTGTGGTGGTATCGCAACATGAGCAGGCAGCATTACCATATCCAGGGATGGAAACGGCACAAGATATATCCCGACTTTATTGCTTCAGACACGAAAACCACCAGCAAAGCTGATTACGGAAACGTGTATGTTCTCGAAACGAAAGGTCTTCACCTGAAAAACGAGGATACAAAATACAAGCAGGACGTTTTCGCGCTGTGCAATGAACTTGGGACAAAGAAAGCATGGAAAGAGCTTGATCTTGATTTTCCTGATAAGAAATTCGAGTTTCAGGTCATATTTGAGAATGAATGGAAAAGTAAGGTCAATAGAATAATTGAAGCAGTTAGCTAA